The genomic DNA AATCGTATGGTCACGCATATTTTTAATACTCGCGAAACTTGTATATACTTCGTCGTATACGAGCTCTGCGTAAATTTCATCAGATAATACGATTAAATTGTACTTCTCAACAATCACTGCTATTTCTTCAAGCTCGGACTTATTTAACATTGCACCTGTTGGGTTATTTGGTGAACAAAGTAAAATTGCTTTTGTTTTCGCTGTAATAGCTGCTTCGATCTGCTGTGGTTGTACTTTAAACTCATTTTCTAAAGTAGTCGCCACAGGAACCGGAACTCCTCCAGCTAATGTCACAAGCGGGGCATAAGAAACGAAACTTGGTTCAATAATGAGTACTTCATCATCAGGATTTATAATCGTGCGCATCGCTACATCTAACGCCTGACTCGCTCCAACTGTAACAATGATTTCATCGTTTGGATCATAAGATACTTCAAATTGTTTTTTTAGATACTTTGCTATTTCTTGACGGAGCTCCAATAATCCTGCATTTGCTGTATATGATGTATATCCTTGTTCTAAAGAACGAATACATGCTTGCCTTACATTCCACGGCGTAACGAAATCTGGTTCTCCTACTCCAAGTGAAATAACACCTTTCATATTTGCTGCTAAATCGAAAAACTTCCGAATACCAGATGGTTGTAAAGATTCTGCTGCTCTAGATAGTTCAAATTGCTTCATGGCGTCACCACAATTCGCTTATCATCATCGTTTTTATCATAAATAATTCCCTCATGTTTATACTTCTTCAAAATGAAATGCGTTGTTGTAGAAACGACAGATTCAATTGTTGCTAATTTCTCAGAAACAAACATCGCTACTTCTCCCATTGTCTTTCCTTCTAATGTAATAGACAGATCATATGTCCCAGACATTAAATACACAGATTTCACTTCTGAATAACGATAAATTTGTTCAGCAACCGCATCGAATCCAACGCCGTGCTTTGGCGTAACTTTCACATCGATCATTGCCGTTAAACCTGTATGTTCTTTCACCTTCGTCCAATCGATATGTGTTACATAATCCACAATAATCTTTTCTGCTTCTAATTTTTCAACCATTTTCTTTACTTCTTCTACTTCTATATTTAACAGCTTCGCTAATGTATCTACAGATAATCGACTACTTTTTTCAAGACAAACTAATAATTCTAATTCTTTTTCTGTCACCATATAAATCATCCTTCCTTTTCGTTTGTGTCTAAATTATACAAATACCCTTTCCAGTTTGAAAAGAAGATTTTTTTAGTGAATTATGTCAAAATAAAGTGAAACTTTAATCCATGGAAAGGTTCACCCCATGGATTATTAGCCCACACCAATCGGGCTTTTACGAGCAGTTGATCTCCCACCTCACTTCTTTGCCTCAATCGTCTTTTTAGGTGGGAGCCTTACTGCTCGTTAAAGCGGGGTAAAGTGAAACTTTAATCAGTGAAAAAATGCGTGATAAAGCGAAAGGGGATGGAACCGTGAAACCAAAAGTTTATATTGCTGAACCAGTTCCAACATTTGTAGAAAACTATTTATCAGAACACTGTGATTATGAAAAATGGGAGCAAAATGAGAAGGTACCTCGTGATGTTCTATTGGAGAAAATACAAGATAAAGATGGT from Bacillus basilensis includes the following:
- a CDS encoding aminotransferase; this encodes MKQFELSRAAESLQPSGIRKFFDLAANMKGVISLGVGEPDFVTPWNVRQACIRSLEQGYTSYTANAGLLELRQEIAKYLKKQFEVSYDPNDEIIVTVGASQALDVAMRTIINPDDEVLIIEPSFVSYAPLVTLAGGVPVPVATTLENEFKVQPQQIEAAITAKTKAILLCSPNNPTGAMLNKSELEEIAVIVEKYNLIVLSDEIYAELVYDEVYTSFASIKNMRDHTILISGFSKGFAMTGWRLGMIAAPVHFSELMLKIHQYSMMCAPTMSQFAALEALRAGNDEVIRMRDSYKKRRNFMTTSFNEMGLTCHVPGGAFYVFPSISSTGLSSAEFAEQLLLEEKVAVVPGSVFGESGEGFIRCSYATSLEQLMEAMKRMERFVENKKRTKHNTFCP
- a CDS encoding Lrp/AsnC family transcriptional regulator, translating into MVTEKELELLVCLEKSSRLSVDTLAKLLNIEVEEVKKMVEKLEAEKIIVDYVTHIDWTKVKEHTGLTAMIDVKVTPKHGVGFDAVAEQIYRYSEVKSVYLMSGTYDLSITLEGKTMGEVAMFVSEKLATIESVVSTTTHFILKKYKHEGIIYDKNDDDKRIVVTP